One genomic region from Lates calcarifer isolate ASB-BC8 linkage group LG10, TLL_Latcal_v3, whole genome shotgun sequence encodes:
- the ca5a gene encoding carbonic anhydrase 5A, mitochondrial isoform X1 produces MVILSSVIRPLASQLHRHLVKHTKSHRITPVRRCNLIACSSKYVLSQMHPMWQGPLAVPGGDRQSPIDIVVRKSVFDSELKPLVTEYNPETCQQIWNNGYSFLVEYDDTTDKSTLKGGPLQDKFRLCQFHFHWGESNAWGSEHTVDRRLFPAELHLVHWNSDKYSLFEEAVMEDNGLAVIGVFLKVGKRHEGLQKLVDALPAIRHKDSVVEFTRFDPACLLPVNIDDYWTYHGSLTTPPLTESVTWIVMKQHIEVSHDQLAVFRSLLFTSAEEDVQKSMVNNFRVQQPLCGRTIRSSFSPFLQEAPSAEGDKHTH; encoded by the exons ATGGTGATTTTGTCATCCGTAATAAGACCCCTGGCTTCCCAGCTTCACCGACATCTCGTCAAACACACCAAGAGTCACCGGATAACGCCTGTTAGAAGATGCAACCTCATCGCGTGCTCCAGCAAATATGTGCTGTCGCAGA TGCATCCCATGTGGCAGGGACCTCTCGCGGTACCAGGAGGTGATCGCCAGTCTCCCATCGACATTGTTGTACGGAAGAGCGTCTTCGATTCAGAGCTGAAGCCTCTGGTCACTGAATATAACCCAGAGACCTGCCAACAAATTTGGAATAACGGTTACTCCTTCCTGGTGGAGTATGATGACACTACAGACAAGTCAA CGCTGAAAGGGGGCCCCCTGCAAGACAAATTCAGGCTCTGTCAGTTCCACTTCCACTGGGGTGAGAGCAACGCCTGGGGGTCAGAGCACACCGTGGACAGGAGACTCTTCCCTGCAGAG CTCCACTTGGTCCACTGGAACTCTGACAAGTACAGTCTGTTCGAGGAAGCAGTGATGGAGGACAATGGACTAGCTGTGATTGGAGTCTTTCTTAAG GTGGGAAAGAGACACGAGGGGCTGCAGAAACTGGTAGACGCTCTGCCTGCAATCAGACACAAG GACAGTGTAGTGGAGTTTACAAGGTTCGACCCTGCATGTCTGCTGCCTGTTAACATTGATGACTACTGGACGTACCATGGCTCACTGACAACACCTCCTCTGACTGAGTCTGTAACCTGGATTGTTATGAAGCAACACATTGAAGTTAGCCATGATCag CTGGCGGTCTTCCGGAGCCTTCTGTTCACCTCAGCTGAGGAGGATGTACAGAAGAGTATGGTGAACAACTTCCGGGTACAGCAGCCTCTGTGCGGTCGTACCATCCGTTCGTCCTTCAGCCCCTTCCTGCAGGAGGCACCATCAGCTGAAGGCGACAAGCACACCCACTGA
- the ca5a gene encoding carbonic anhydrase 5A, mitochondrial isoform X2, with protein sequence MDCLKMKEAGEYNMKMHPMWQGPLAVPGGDRQSPIDIVVRKSVFDSELKPLVTEYNPETCQQIWNNGYSFLVEYDDTTDKSTLKGGPLQDKFRLCQFHFHWGESNAWGSEHTVDRRLFPAELHLVHWNSDKYSLFEEAVMEDNGLAVIGVFLKVGKRHEGLQKLVDALPAIRHKDSVVEFTRFDPACLLPVNIDDYWTYHGSLTTPPLTESVTWIVMKQHIEVSHDQLAVFRSLLFTSAEEDVQKSMVNNFRVQQPLCGRTIRSSFSPFLQEAPSAEGDKHTH encoded by the exons atggATTGTCTAAAAATGAAGGAAGCAGGAGAGTACAACATGAAAA TGCATCCCATGTGGCAGGGACCTCTCGCGGTACCAGGAGGTGATCGCCAGTCTCCCATCGACATTGTTGTACGGAAGAGCGTCTTCGATTCAGAGCTGAAGCCTCTGGTCACTGAATATAACCCAGAGACCTGCCAACAAATTTGGAATAACGGTTACTCCTTCCTGGTGGAGTATGATGACACTACAGACAAGTCAA CGCTGAAAGGGGGCCCCCTGCAAGACAAATTCAGGCTCTGTCAGTTCCACTTCCACTGGGGTGAGAGCAACGCCTGGGGGTCAGAGCACACCGTGGACAGGAGACTCTTCCCTGCAGAG CTCCACTTGGTCCACTGGAACTCTGACAAGTACAGTCTGTTCGAGGAAGCAGTGATGGAGGACAATGGACTAGCTGTGATTGGAGTCTTTCTTAAG GTGGGAAAGAGACACGAGGGGCTGCAGAAACTGGTAGACGCTCTGCCTGCAATCAGACACAAG GACAGTGTAGTGGAGTTTACAAGGTTCGACCCTGCATGTCTGCTGCCTGTTAACATTGATGACTACTGGACGTACCATGGCTCACTGACAACACCTCCTCTGACTGAGTCTGTAACCTGGATTGTTATGAAGCAACACATTGAAGTTAGCCATGATCag CTGGCGGTCTTCCGGAGCCTTCTGTTCACCTCAGCTGAGGAGGATGTACAGAAGAGTATGGTGAACAACTTCCGGGTACAGCAGCCTCTGTGCGGTCGTACCATCCGTTCGTCCTTCAGCCCCTTCCTGCAGGAGGCACCATCAGCTGAAGGCGACAAGCACACCCACTGA